The following proteins are encoded in a genomic region of Natrinema sp. DC36:
- a CDS encoding cobalt-factor II C(20)-methyltransferase → MTLYGVGLGPGEADLVTVRGKEVLENADVVYSPGRLSRTVALKHVDESKIGDLDFPMTKDEEKLRTAWKAAAAEIAPNARDGDVAFVTLGDPNVYSTFGHLRRTIDAFHPDVDLEIVPGVSAVTAFATAMGVEIEAGAGLSLREAASGASPTGPDRMILFKVTDAPATHEGLLEAGYDVTYGRRLFMEQGETIVTDDPAEIDERDYYTLAYAEKEDLEVEQATAAFQTDDEAGSEDATADGEPVTDGGRLIEIEHAEGCEGGDCGGHRGGHR, encoded by the coding sequence ATGACGCTGTACGGCGTCGGACTCGGCCCCGGCGAGGCCGATCTCGTAACCGTTCGCGGGAAGGAGGTCCTCGAGAACGCCGACGTGGTTTACTCGCCGGGCCGCTTATCGCGGACGGTCGCGCTGAAACACGTCGACGAGTCGAAGATCGGGGACCTCGATTTCCCGATGACGAAAGACGAGGAGAAGCTGCGAACGGCGTGGAAGGCGGCCGCGGCGGAGATCGCCCCGAACGCACGCGACGGCGATGTCGCCTTCGTGACGCTTGGCGATCCCAACGTCTACTCGACGTTCGGCCACCTGCGCCGGACGATCGACGCTTTTCATCCGGACGTCGACCTCGAGATCGTCCCCGGCGTGAGCGCCGTCACGGCCTTCGCGACCGCGATGGGGGTCGAGATCGAGGCCGGCGCGGGACTCTCCTTGCGGGAGGCTGCCAGCGGGGCGAGTCCGACCGGTCCCGATCGGATGATCCTGTTCAAAGTCACCGACGCACCGGCGACCCACGAGGGGCTTCTCGAGGCCGGCTACGACGTGACCTACGGTCGCCGGCTGTTCATGGAACAGGGCGAGACGATCGTCACGGACGACCCTGCGGAGATCGACGAGCGCGACTACTACACGCTCGCCTACGCCGAGAAGGAAGACCTCGAGGTCGAGCAGGCGACGGCGGCCTTTCAGACCGACGACGAGGCGGGATCGGAGGATGCGACGGCAGATGGTGAGCCGGTGACCGACGGCGGTCGGCTGATCGAGATCGAGCACGCTGAAGGCTGCGAGGGCGGCGACTGTGGCGGACACCGCGGAGGACACCGATGA
- the cbiT gene encoding precorrin-6Y C5,15-methyltransferase (decarboxylating) subunit CbiT, which yields MPPIALPHDAKAGPTKSEVRAVVGSKLALESDDHFAEVGSCTGAVTIEAAQRAGRVTALERKPERLETTERNLAANEESVRADVELRNAEAPEGLPDDADALFLGGSRNFEEVLDHAVETEIDRVVMNVSRLEVAGQATEAFRERGLLEEVVQFQVSHGYELAGATSFNSDNPVYMLVGSATPDEDADDDGGKKVAADGSGRSRQ from the coding sequence ATGCCACCCATCGCGCTGCCACACGACGCGAAGGCCGGCCCGACCAAGTCGGAGGTACGCGCCGTCGTCGGCTCGAAGCTCGCGCTCGAGTCGGACGATCACTTCGCGGAGGTCGGCTCCTGTACGGGGGCCGTCACGATCGAAGCCGCACAGCGAGCCGGGCGGGTGACCGCACTCGAGCGGAAACCCGAGCGACTCGAGACGACGGAGCGGAACCTCGCCGCGAACGAGGAGTCGGTACGCGCCGACGTCGAACTGCGCAACGCGGAAGCGCCCGAGGGGCTGCCCGACGACGCCGACGCGCTCTTTCTCGGCGGAAGCCGCAACTTCGAGGAGGTGCTCGATCACGCGGTCGAGACCGAGATCGACCGCGTCGTGATGAACGTTTCTCGACTCGAGGTCGCCGGACAGGCGACCGAGGCCTTCCGCGAGCGCGGCCTGCTCGAGGAGGTCGTCCAGTTTCAGGTGAGCCACGGCTACGAACTCGCCGGGGCGACGAGTTTCAACTCGGACAACCCGGTGTACATGCTGGTCGGGAGCGCGACGCCGGACGAAGACGCGGACGACGATGGCGGGAAGAAAGTCGCTGCAGACGGTAGCGGGAGGAGTCGACAATGA
- a CDS encoding 3-oxoacyl-ACP reductase family protein, producing MAETMQRLEPLERRPLTDRTCLVTGSSRGIGREIAFELARCGADVAVNYRSSDAKAREVTETIEENGETAIPVQADVSDPAQVERMAEEIRAEIGEIDVLVNNAGITIDRTFENMTYEDWQTVIDVNLTGTFNCTKAFYEDIKTSDHGRLINISSVVGQQGNYGQANYATSKGGLFAFTRTLALELASHDSTANCVAPGFTETDMLEKVPERVQEKIRNDIPLGRFAKTEDIVGMIRFLAGDQAEYMTGQVLGINGGMEW from the coding sequence ATGGCCGAAACGATGCAGCGCCTCGAGCCCCTGGAGCGCCGTCCGCTGACCGACCGAACCTGTCTCGTCACCGGGTCCTCGCGGGGGATCGGTCGCGAGATCGCGTTCGAACTCGCCCGGTGCGGCGCCGACGTGGCGGTCAACTACCGCTCGTCCGACGCAAAGGCCCGCGAGGTGACCGAGACCATCGAGGAAAACGGCGAGACGGCAATTCCCGTCCAGGCGGACGTCTCCGATCCGGCGCAGGTCGAGCGGATGGCCGAGGAGATCCGGGCTGAGATCGGTGAGATCGACGTGCTCGTCAACAATGCGGGGATCACTATCGATCGAACGTTCGAGAACATGACCTACGAGGACTGGCAGACCGTCATCGACGTCAACCTCACCGGGACGTTCAACTGCACGAAGGCGTTCTACGAGGACATCAAAACCTCCGATCACGGCCGGCTGATCAACATCTCGAGCGTCGTCGGCCAACAGGGCAACTACGGGCAGGCGAACTACGCGACCTCGAAAGGTGGTCTCTTCGCGTTCACTCGGACGCTGGCGCTCGAACTCGCCAGTCACGATTCGACGGCGAACTGCGTCGCGCCGGGATTCACGGAGACGGATATGCTCGAGAAGGTGCCCGAACGGGTTCAAGAGAAGATTCGAAACGACATTCCGCTCGGCCGATTCGCCAAGACCGAGGACATCGTCGGCATGATCCGGTTCCTCGCCGGCGATCAGGCCGAGTACATGACCGGGCAGGTTCTCGGCATCAACGGCGGGATGGAGTGGTGA
- a CDS encoding cobyrinic acid a,c-diamide synthase, producing MKGFVLGGVSSGVGKTVAMLSIMQALEDAGHEVQPAKAGPDFIDPSHHEAIAGRPSRTLDSWLEGEDGLRRNYRRGEGDICVVEGVMGLYDGDGSSTAMVAEALGLPVVLVVDAKAGMESVAATALGFREYAETIGRNIEVAGVVAQRAHGGRHEQGIRDALPDDLEFFGRIPPNDDLEIPDRHLGLEMGAEAALPRDALRAAAESLAADRLAAVASEPPAPETPPESGESVDATIAVASDAAFCFRYPATIERFRERAELVAFSPVAGDAVPDADAVYLPGGYPELHADALESAGTLSEVGDLAADGVPVLGECGGLMAMSQSLTTAEGERSEMAGILPADVTMHDRYQALDHVELEATEETLTAAAGETIRGHEFHYSSADVDGDARFAFETVRGDGIDGDHDGLTEYESLGTYVHVHPESGAFDRFLESIAN from the coding sequence ATGAAGGGGTTCGTCCTCGGCGGCGTCAGCTCTGGCGTCGGGAAGACGGTCGCAATGCTGTCGATTATGCAGGCGCTCGAGGACGCGGGCCACGAGGTCCAGCCGGCCAAGGCGGGCCCGGACTTCATCGATCCGAGCCACCACGAGGCGATCGCGGGGCGTCCCTCCCGCACGCTCGATAGCTGGCTCGAGGGCGAGGACGGTCTCCGCCGGAATTACCGGCGCGGCGAGGGCGATATCTGCGTCGTCGAGGGCGTGATGGGGCTCTACGACGGCGACGGCTCCAGCACCGCGATGGTCGCCGAAGCGCTCGGTCTTCCTGTCGTCCTCGTGGTCGATGCGAAGGCCGGTATGGAGAGCGTCGCCGCGACCGCGCTCGGCTTCCGCGAGTACGCCGAGACGATCGGCCGCAACATCGAGGTCGCGGGCGTCGTTGCCCAGCGGGCCCACGGCGGCCGCCACGAGCAGGGGATCCGCGACGCGCTGCCCGACGACCTCGAGTTCTTCGGTCGGATCCCGCCGAACGACGACCTCGAGATTCCCGACCGACATCTGGGCCTCGAGATGGGCGCGGAGGCCGCGCTGCCCCGGGACGCGCTGCGGGCGGCCGCCGAATCGCTCGCGGCCGATCGACTGGCGGCCGTCGCGAGCGAGCCGCCCGCTCCCGAAACGCCGCCCGAATCCGGGGAGTCGGTCGACGCTACGATCGCCGTCGCCAGTGACGCCGCCTTTTGCTTCCGGTATCCGGCGACGATAGAGCGGTTTCGGGAGCGAGCCGAACTGGTCGCGTTCTCGCCGGTCGCGGGCGACGCCGTCCCGGACGCGGATGCTGTCTATCTCCCCGGCGGCTACCCCGAACTCCACGCCGACGCTCTCGAGTCGGCGGGCACCCTCTCGGAGGTCGGTGACCTCGCGGCTGACGGGGTGCCGGTACTCGGTGAGTGCGGTGGCCTGATGGCGATGAGCCAGTCGCTAACGACGGCCGAGGGTGAACGGAGCGAGATGGCCGGCATTCTGCCTGCAGACGTTACCATGCACGACCGCTATCAGGCGCTCGATCACGTCGAACTCGAGGCCACCGAGGAGACGCTGACGGCGGCCGCTGGCGAGACGATCCGCGGTCACGAGTTCCACTACTCGAGCGCCGACGTCGATGGCGACGCCCGATTCGCCTTCGAGACGGTTCGTGGCGACGGCATCGACGGCGACCACGACGGATTGACCGAGTACGAGTCGCTGGGCACGTACGTCCACGTCCATCCCGAGAGCGGGGCGTTCGATCGATTCCTCGAGTCGATCGCAAACTGA
- a CDS encoding DUF1802 family protein → MRTTESTTLIPALKERAGVVTALADGSQTVLVRHPTLDPGTIDDRFVLYPAYTHQEPSRYQSGYEEYYHRASTKPDDGVPIRAVADVREEYTVSSDDLASLARHYVYTPDGLRDKYGPDDDLRVLLLRVSTLESPRLIEERDSYRGCRAWIELADAVDIDLESTTPVLDDATFAERRAAIRDALE, encoded by the coding sequence ATGAGGACGACCGAATCGACGACCCTGATCCCCGCGCTGAAAGAGCGCGCCGGCGTGGTTACCGCCCTCGCCGACGGCTCTCAGACGGTGCTCGTTCGACATCCTACCCTCGACCCCGGAACGATTGACGACCGGTTCGTCCTCTATCCGGCCTACACGCATCAGGAGCCGAGTCGCTACCAGTCCGGATACGAGGAGTACTACCATCGAGCGAGCACCAAACCGGACGACGGCGTGCCGATCCGCGCCGTCGCCGACGTTCGCGAGGAGTACACCGTCTCGAGCGATGACCTCGCCTCCCTCGCACGTCACTACGTCTACACCCCTGACGGCCTGCGCGACAAGTACGGTCCGGACGACGACCTGCGAGTGCTGTTACTTCGTGTGTCGACGCTCGAATCGCCGCGGCTTATCGAGGAACGCGACAGCTATCGGGGCTGTCGCGCCTGGATCGAACTGGCCGACGCGGTCGATATCGATCTCGAGTCGACGACACCCGTACTGGACGACGCGACGTTCGCCGAACGCCGCGCGGCGATTCGAGACGCGCTCGAGTGA
- a CDS encoding cobalt-precorrin-7 (C(5))-methyltransferase, whose amino-acid sequence MSDEYDLESGPDPATFAAAAAEPDMDEGADDPVYAVGVGPGNQEYLTPRGERAIREADVVVGFATVVEFVEDLTDADLLTCGYKDEAEALEEFGERVAAGESGTAVAMGDPNHSGYQFVGKVQDAVERRDTERPVRVIPGISSLQMAASRARTPMEDTEFVTLHKSGDLAADMDRLAAAATADERHLLVLPRPYDRMPGDIAAFLLEAGAKSDLEALVLEKLTHDDEQVHRFTLAELAEHAGGSGKEDTPFSDLVVLAVRQPV is encoded by the coding sequence ATGAGCGACGAATACGACCTCGAGAGCGGACCGGACCCGGCGACGTTCGCGGCTGCAGCGGCGGAGCCAGATATGGACGAAGGGGCGGACGACCCGGTCTACGCCGTCGGCGTCGGGCCGGGGAATCAGGAGTATCTCACCCCCCGCGGCGAGCGCGCGATCCGCGAGGCCGACGTCGTCGTCGGCTTCGCGACCGTCGTGGAGTTCGTCGAAGACCTGACGGACGCCGACTTGCTGACCTGCGGCTACAAGGACGAGGCCGAGGCGCTCGAGGAGTTCGGCGAGCGCGTCGCCGCCGGCGAGTCCGGAACCGCGGTCGCGATGGGCGACCCGAACCACTCGGGCTACCAGTTCGTCGGGAAGGTCCAGGACGCCGTTGAACGCCGCGATACAGAACGCCCGGTGCGCGTGATTCCTGGCATCTCGTCGCTCCAGATGGCCGCCAGCCGCGCCCGGACGCCGATGGAGGACACGGAGTTCGTCACGCTCCACAAGAGCGGCGACCTCGCGGCCGACATGGACCGCCTCGCCGCCGCGGCGACGGCAGACGAACGGCACCTGCTCGTGCTCCCGCGCCCCTACGACCGGATGCCCGGCGACATCGCCGCGTTCCTGCTCGAGGCGGGCGCTAAATCCGACCTCGAGGCGCTGGTGCTCGAGAAGCTGACCCACGACGACGAGCAGGTCCATCGATTCACGCTCGCGGAGCTGGCAGAACACGCCGGCGGGAGCGGGAAAGAGGATACGCCGTTCTCGGATCTGGTCGTGCTTGCGGTCCGTCAACCGGTATAA
- a CDS encoding precorrin-8X methylmutase: MTEQEFEKEYADLGATTQNAMDIAETSMDIVRQFVPDETLADRIRQKSVHSMGDIEFQHLIEFTGSDALGDDEDAPVRAGARAVLDEATIVTDITMSKAGITGRGHNCEKRKAIGNGAELAEETGMTRTAASVLELDKQGVYDGAIATIGNAPTAAFALADCIEDGTRPAAIVATPVGFVKAEESRQRIREVSEEYAVPAITNVGRRGGSGLAAALTNELIHVAKDVRTDDLELELEAEARTARNRDATEDE; the protein is encoded by the coding sequence ATGACTGAACAAGAGTTCGAGAAGGAGTACGCCGATCTGGGTGCAACGACGCAGAACGCGATGGACATCGCGGAGACGAGCATGGACATCGTCCGGCAGTTCGTGCCGGACGAGACGCTGGCCGACCGCATTCGGCAGAAGTCGGTTCATTCGATGGGTGACATCGAGTTTCAGCACCTGATCGAGTTCACTGGCAGCGACGCGCTCGGCGACGACGAGGACGCGCCGGTTCGGGCCGGCGCTCGAGCGGTCCTCGACGAAGCCACGATCGTCACGGACATCACGATGTCCAAGGCCGGCATCACCGGTCGCGGACACAACTGCGAGAAGCGGAAAGCGATCGGCAACGGGGCAGAGCTGGCCGAGGAGACTGGGATGACCCGAACCGCGGCTTCGGTGCTCGAGCTCGACAAGCAGGGCGTCTACGACGGCGCGATCGCGACGATCGGCAACGCGCCGACGGCCGCCTTCGCGCTGGCGGACTGCATCGAGGACGGCACCCGACCCGCCGCCATCGTCGCGACGCCCGTCGGCTTCGTCAAGGCCGAGGAGAGCCGCCAGCGCATCCGCGAAGTCAGCGAAGAATATGCTGTGCCGGCGATCACCAACGTCGGCCGCCGCGGCGGCAGCGGACTGGCGGCGGCCCTGACGAACGAACTGATTCACGTCGCGAAAGACGTTCGGACCGACGACCTCGAGTTGGAACTCGAGGCCGAGGCTCGAACAGCCCGGAATCGCGACGCGACCGAGGACGAATGA
- the cobN gene encoding cobaltochelatase subunit CobN, with the protein MARIGIYTATENELGSIGRAAQRLEGVELVVRSESDLDEEADVEEFVEELRDAAAAVFWLHGAEDSMPGYDYATGALEEAGVPLIVKATGDAFAVEDTTVSAAHRDRVYDYLEKGGTINVANLCRFLAAEYEGQDFEYDDPTELPTEGVYHPDHPGIEYEDLLETHDPEKPTVAVWFYESHWTHENTRYVDSQVRALEEQGANALPIFCNPATDTDEQEDAEWVTDNWLIDADGNSIVDAVLSSFMFSLSMDERGRSASDEGTSAEDVFLDRLGVPVLQTVTTMRSRSRYESSDTGVMGFELALSVALPEFDGNVITHPISGKERTDDEAGIGSAPKHHFPIEDRIDHATRLAVNWAELRHTPNEDKQVAVVLHNYPPSDDGIGTAFGLDSPESTVNLLEELDARGYDLGDEMPDSGQSLVEKLTAQLTLEDRWVAPEDVRDLSVDVVSSDTYEQWFSDTDDRFQENIIEEWGEVPDRPFAIPGVEFGNVLVTVQPPRGFGMDPSKVYHDSNLQPPHDYYAFYGWLRNTFETDAVVHLGTHGSLEWLPGKTVGLNGESAPDQLIDDIPNVYPYIVNNPGEGTQAKRRSYAAIVDYLTPVMRNAGTYDELSELEELANQYREAGMEDARADDGEHLADLMREKVEELDLAVELGITGTIDEKADVRGPDVAGSSLAEGDVEGDEVDIDELVERIHEYLTDVKTTQIRLGLHTMSEPPEGERLTEYLVALTRLENPGAPSLRESVAGALGVDYQTMLDSPGEYAEDLGMTYAEAADIVYETSVELIETLAEHDFDIPVSGREAGPDDEVNVNLLIVDLETIGDGRAKSGAHNDLREALAYICEEAQPRVQGAEDEIPRTADALSGEYVPPGGSGAPTRGGVDLLPTARNFYTLDPRKVPAKAAWQVGSEVAEGVLERHHSENDEYPEEIGVVAWGTPTVRTRGETIAQVLAMMGVEPQWTDAGRIDDVEPIPLEELDRPRVDVTTRVSGLFRDAFPAAAGVIHDAVDAVVDLDEPLERNYVKKHVEEEQAELEAEEGLDESDARKAAKHRVFTTRPGGYGAGTNKAVDEGNWDDRSDLAEVYVQWGGYAMGSRGRVSDAHESFERRLSSVDATVKIEDTMEQDEFDSSDWYAFHGGFISAVSEISGEEPASYVGDSSDPDNVDVYTNEEKVRKAMRSRVLNPDWLESMEEHGYKGAGDLSTTVDVTLGWDATTGVVSDTLWEEVAEKFAFDEDRQDWMRDVNPWALESITDTLLEAIERDLWDADDETIDQLRDLNLEVEGDLEARTTNEAVGVTTDD; encoded by the coding sequence ATGGCACGGATCGGGATCTACACTGCGACGGAGAACGAACTCGGCTCGATCGGCCGGGCCGCACAGCGCCTCGAGGGGGTCGAGCTGGTCGTCCGGTCGGAGAGCGACCTCGACGAGGAGGCCGACGTCGAGGAGTTCGTCGAGGAATTGCGCGACGCCGCGGCGGCCGTCTTCTGGCTGCACGGGGCCGAGGACAGCATGCCGGGCTACGACTACGCGACGGGCGCGCTCGAAGAGGCGGGCGTCCCGCTGATCGTCAAGGCGACCGGCGACGCCTTCGCCGTGGAGGACACGACGGTTTCGGCAGCCCACCGAGACCGCGTCTACGACTATCTGGAGAAGGGCGGGACGATCAACGTCGCGAACCTGTGTCGGTTCCTCGCCGCCGAGTACGAGGGACAGGATTTCGAGTACGACGATCCCACCGAACTGCCGACGGAGGGGGTCTACCACCCCGACCATCCGGGGATCGAGTACGAGGACCTGCTCGAGACGCACGATCCCGAGAAGCCGACGGTCGCGGTCTGGTTCTACGAGTCCCACTGGACCCACGAGAACACCCGCTACGTGGATTCACAGGTCCGGGCGCTCGAGGAGCAGGGGGCGAACGCCCTGCCGATTTTCTGTAACCCCGCCACGGATACCGACGAACAGGAAGACGCGGAGTGGGTGACGGACAACTGGCTCATCGACGCTGACGGGAATTCGATCGTTGACGCCGTGCTGTCGTCCTTTATGTTCTCGCTCTCGATGGACGAGCGCGGCCGCAGTGCCAGCGACGAAGGTACCTCCGCGGAAGACGTCTTCCTCGACCGGTTGGGCGTCCCCGTTTTGCAGACGGTCACGACGATGCGATCGCGCTCGCGCTACGAATCCAGCGACACGGGCGTGATGGGCTTTGAACTCGCCCTCTCCGTGGCGCTGCCGGAGTTCGACGGCAACGTGATCACACACCCGATTTCCGGCAAGGAGCGCACCGACGACGAGGCCGGTATCGGCTCCGCGCCGAAACACCACTTCCCGATCGAGGACCGGATCGACCACGCGACCCGCCTCGCTGTGAACTGGGCCGAGCTTCGTCACACGCCCAACGAGGACAAACAGGTCGCCGTGGTCCTCCACAACTACCCGCCGAGCGACGACGGGATCGGGACCGCATTCGGTCTCGATTCGCCGGAGTCGACGGTCAATTTGCTCGAGGAACTCGACGCTCGAGGGTACGACCTCGGCGACGAGATGCCCGACAGCGGGCAGTCACTCGTCGAGAAGTTGACCGCCCAACTCACGCTCGAGGACCGCTGGGTCGCACCCGAGGACGTCCGGGACCTCTCGGTCGATGTCGTTTCCTCGGACACGTACGAACAGTGGTTCAGCGATACTGACGACCGATTCCAGGAGAATATTATCGAGGAATGGGGCGAGGTTCCCGACCGCCCGTTCGCGATTCCGGGCGTCGAGTTCGGCAACGTCCTCGTCACGGTCCAGCCCCCGCGCGGGTTCGGGATGGATCCATCGAAGGTCTACCACGACTCGAACTTGCAGCCCCCACACGACTACTACGCCTTCTACGGCTGGCTACGAAATACGTTCGAAACCGACGCGGTGGTCCATCTGGGCACGCACGGCAGCCTCGAGTGGCTCCCAGGCAAGACCGTCGGCCTGAACGGCGAGAGCGCACCTGACCAGCTGATCGACGACATTCCGAACGTCTACCCCTATATCGTCAACAATCCCGGTGAGGGGACTCAGGCCAAGCGCCGATCCTACGCCGCTATCGTCGACTACCTCACGCCCGTCATGCGGAACGCGGGCACCTACGACGAGCTATCCGAACTCGAGGAACTCGCCAACCAGTATCGAGAAGCCGGAATGGAGGACGCTCGCGCAGACGACGGCGAACACCTGGCGGACCTCATGCGCGAGAAAGTCGAGGAGCTCGATCTCGCCGTCGAACTCGGTATTACCGGGACGATCGACGAGAAGGCCGACGTTCGCGGTCCGGATGTGGCTGGCTCGAGCCTCGCTGAAGGCGACGTCGAAGGCGACGAGGTCGATATCGACGAACTGGTCGAACGGATCCACGAGTACCTGACCGACGTGAAGACGACCCAGATCCGGCTCGGACTGCACACCATGTCCGAGCCGCCGGAGGGCGAACGCCTGACCGAGTATCTGGTCGCCCTGACGCGACTCGAGAACCCTGGCGCACCGAGCCTTCGCGAGAGCGTGGCCGGCGCGCTGGGCGTCGACTATCAAACGATGCTCGACTCCCCCGGCGAGTACGCCGAGGATCTCGGGATGACCTACGCCGAGGCCGCGGACATCGTCTACGAGACCAGCGTCGAACTGATCGAGACGCTCGCCGAGCACGACTTCGACATCCCGGTCTCGGGTCGCGAGGCCGGTCCCGATGACGAGGTCAACGTCAACCTCCTGATCGTCGACCTCGAGACGATCGGCGACGGGCGCGCGAAATCCGGCGCACACAACGACCTCCGGGAGGCCCTCGCCTACATCTGCGAGGAGGCCCAGCCGCGCGTGCAGGGGGCCGAGGACGAGATTCCCAGAACCGCGGATGCCCTCTCGGGCGAGTACGTCCCGCCGGGGGGCTCCGGCGCGCCGACCCGCGGCGGGGTCGACCTGCTGCCGACCGCGCGGAACTTCTACACGCTCGACCCGCGCAAGGTACCGGCGAAGGCCGCCTGGCAGGTCGGGAGCGAAGTCGCAGAAGGGGTGCTCGAGCGCCACCACAGCGAAAACGACGAGTACCCCGAGGAGATCGGCGTGGTCGCCTGGGGCACCCCCACCGTCCGCACCCGCGGTGAGACCATCGCACAGGTGCTCGCGATGATGGGCGTCGAGCCACAGTGGACCGACGCCGGACGGATCGACGACGTCGAACCGATCCCGCTCGAGGAACTCGATCGACCCCGCGTCGACGTGACGACCCGGGTATCCGGGCTGTTCCGCGACGCCTTCCCGGCGGCTGCGGGCGTCATCCACGACGCCGTCGACGCCGTCGTGGATCTCGACGAACCCCTCGAGAGAAACTACGTCAAAAAGCACGTCGAGGAGGAGCAGGCGGAACTCGAGGCGGAGGAGGGCCTCGACGAATCGGACGCCCGCAAGGCCGCGAAACACCGCGTCTTCACGACCCGCCCCGGCGGCTACGGTGCCGGGACGAACAAGGCCGTCGACGAGGGCAACTGGGACGATCGCTCCGATCTCGCCGAGGTGTACGTTCAGTGGGGCGGCTACGCGATGGGCTCGAGAGGGCGCGTCTCGGACGCCCACGAATCCTTCGAGCGCCGCCTCTCGAGCGTCGACGCGACGGTCAAGATCGAGGACACGATGGAACAGGACGAGTTCGACTCCTCGGACTGGTACGCCTTCCACGGCGGCTTCATCTCCGCCGTGTCCGAAATCTCGGGCGAGGAACCGGCCTCCTACGTCGGCGACTCCTCGGACCCGGACAACGTCGACGTCTACACCAACGAGGAGAAGGTCCGCAAGGCCATGCGCTCGCGCGTGCTCAATCCCGACTGGCTCGAGTCCATGGAAGAGCACGGCTACAAGGGTGCTGGCGACCTCTCGACGACCGTCGACGTGACGCTCGGCTGGGACGCGACCACCGGCGTCGTCAGCGACACCCTCTGGGAGGAGGTCGCCGAGAAGTTCGCCTTCGACGAGGATCGACAGGACTGGATGCGCGACGTGAACCCGTGGGCGCTCGAGTCCATCACGGACACGCTGCTCGAGGCCATCGAGCGGGACCTCTGGGACGCCGACGACGAGACGATCGACCAGCTTCGAGACCTCAATCTCGAGGTGGAAGGCGATCTCGAGGCGCGGACGACCAACGAGGCCGTGGGGGTGACCACCGATGACTGA